The Streptomyces sp. 135 sequence GAGAAGTTTACTGCAACTTCTGTTGCGTTAGCTCTCTCGCTGTGTCACATTTGTCGTAATGCAACGCCCGTTGCGTTTGCCTGGCGTGGATGTGAATTCGGGGGTGCCCTTGCCTACTCAGATCTCTCTGCATGGCGTGACCAAGGCCCGTGGCGATCGGCTGCTGTTCGACGGGGTCTCCCTCGCGATCAAGCCGGGCGAGCGCATAGGCGTCGTGGGGGAGAACGGCGCGGGCAAGTCGACACTGCTGCACCTGATGTCCGGTGACGAGCAGCCCGACGAAGGTGAGGTCGTGACCGTCGCCGAACAGGGGGTCGGGCTGCTCGCACAGACTCCCCAGTTGCCTGCGGAGCGCTGCGTCGGTGACGCGATCGACGCGGCGCTGGCCGAGCTGCGAGCCATGGAGCGGCGGCTGCGCGAGCTCGAAGCGGACCTTGGTTCCGCGACCGAACAGGCCCTGGGGGAGTACGGCGATCTGCTGACGGCCTTCGAATCGCGCGGCGGCTATGAGGCGGACGCGCGTGTGGACAAGGCGATGCACGGGCTGGGCCTCGGGCATATCGGCAGGGACAGAGTCCTGGGCAGCCTGTCCGGAGGGGAGCAGGCGCGGCTCGGCCTGGCCTGTCTCATCGCCGCGGCCCCGGAAGTCATGCTCCTGGACGAACCGACGAACCACTTGGACGAGGGGGCGCTCGACTGGCTGGAGAGCGCCCTGTCGGTACATCGCGGCACCGTGGTCGCGGTCTCCCACGACCGCACGTTCCTGGAGCGGGTCGCCACCGCGATCCTTGAAGTGGACGCCGACCGCAGGACCGTGGTGCGGCACGGCGGCGGCTATCAAGGACTGCTCGCGGAACGGGCAGCTGCCCGCTCGCGCTGGGAGCAGGAGTACGCGCAGTGGTGCGAGGAGACCGCCCGACTCCAGGAGTTCATGGCGACCACCGCCCATGCCGTCGCCGGCGGACGCGCCATGAAGGACAACAACAAAATGGCGTACGACCGGGCGGGAGGCCGGGTCCAAACCTCGGTCGCGGGCCGCGTGCGCAACGCGCAGGAGCGACTCCGCAGACTCCAGGAGCAGCCCGTCGCCAAGCCTCCCGAGCCTCTGAGATTCGCGGCGCGTCCCGTGACGGGCGCCACCGAAGGCGCGCTGGTGGCCTTGCGGAACGTACGCGTGGGCGAGCGGCTCGCAGTGGACGAGTTCACGGTGTCGGCCGGCGAGCGCCTGCTGATCCACGGGGATAACGGCGCGGGGAAATCCACACTGCTGCGCACCCTGGCGGGCGTGCTGGAACCGGACCAAGGCGCCGTCGTCCGCAGAGGGCGGATCGGCTATCTCGCACAGGAGATACCGGTCCGGCGTCCTGCCGAGCGCGTCCTTGAGGTCTTCGGCAGAGGGCTCGGACTGACCGAGGAGGAACAGACGGAACTGCTCCTTTCGTTCGGCCTGTTCCGGGATCGCGACCTGCACATCCCAGTGGGCTCGCTCTCCGCCGGACAACGCCGGAGGCTTGCTCTCGCGCGGCTGCTCGCCAGGCCCGCGGATCTCCTGCTCCTCGACGAGCCCGCCAACCACCTGGCGCTCGGCCTGGTCGAGGAATTGGAGGCGGCGCTCGACGAGTGGACAGGAGCGCTGGTCGTCGTCTCGCACGACCGGTCACTCCGACGGCGTTTCACGGGGCGAATACGCCGGATGGAGTCCGGGCGGCTACCCGGCTGACCCACCCGCGAGCGAGCCGATCTAGGGTTTCCGCATGGCACGCCCGCGGCGCATCATCCTGGTCCGGCACGGCGAGTCGGCGGGGAACGCCGACGACACCGT is a genomic window containing:
- the abc-f gene encoding ribosomal protection-like ABC-F family protein, which gives rise to MPTQISLHGVTKARGDRLLFDGVSLAIKPGERIGVVGENGAGKSTLLHLMSGDEQPDEGEVVTVAEQGVGLLAQTPQLPAERCVGDAIDAALAELRAMERRLRELEADLGSATEQALGEYGDLLTAFESRGGYEADARVDKAMHGLGLGHIGRDRVLGSLSGGEQARLGLACLIAAAPEVMLLDEPTNHLDEGALDWLESALSVHRGTVVAVSHDRTFLERVATAILEVDADRRTVVRHGGGYQGLLAERAAARSRWEQEYAQWCEETARLQEFMATTAHAVAGGRAMKDNNKMAYDRAGGRVQTSVAGRVRNAQERLRRLQEQPVAKPPEPLRFAARPVTGATEGALVALRNVRVGERLAVDEFTVSAGERLLIHGDNGAGKSTLLRTLAGVLEPDQGAVVRRGRIGYLAQEIPVRRPAERVLEVFGRGLGLTEEEQTELLLSFGLFRDRDLHIPVGSLSAGQRRRLALARLLARPADLLLLDEPANHLALGLVEELEAALDEWTGALVVVSHDRSLRRRFTGRIRRMESGRLPG